One Methanocaldococcus villosus KIN24-T80 genomic window carries:
- a CDS encoding SAM hydrolase/SAM-dependent halogenase family protein: MDIITLTTDFGYSEGYVGAMKGRILNILKKYNKEVKIIDISHDIRPFNIYHGAYVLLTSIPYFPEAVHIAVVDPTVGSERRSIVIETKNGYLVGPDNGIFSYVLDRLKVKKIYKIDENKYNPSNTFHGRDVYAVVGAEIIIRNGYDGEEIDDIVRLDDKTKRVIHIDRFGNIITNIRENEVNFSYGDDVEIEIKTRFGKKRIKCKFVRSYYEGKDFICLINSEGFLEIGRFMDSAAEKLKVDYLDEINIITSS, translated from the coding sequence ATGGATATAATAACATTAACAACAGATTTTGGTTATAGTGAAGGATATGTAGGGGCTATGAAAGGGAGAATATTGAATATATTAAAAAAATACAATAAAGAAGTTAAAATTATTGACATTTCTCATGATATAAGACCATTCAATATATATCATGGAGCTTATGTTTTGCTCACTTCTATCCCATATTTTCCTGAAGCTGTGCATATTGCTGTTGTAGATCCTACAGTTGGTAGTGAAAGAAGATCAATAGTTATAGAAACAAAAAATGGTTATCTAGTAGGGCCAGATAATGGAATTTTTAGCTATGTTTTAGATAGATTGAAAGTTAAGAAGATTTATAAGATAGATGAAAATAAATATAATCCTTCAAATACCTTTCATGGAAGAGATGTATATGCTGTTGTAGGGGCGGAGATAATTATAAGAAATGGTTATGATGGGGAAGAGATAGATGATATTGTTAGATTAGATGATAAAACAAAAAGAGTGATACATATAGACAGATTTGGAAATATTATAACTAATATCAGAGAAAATGAGGTAAATTTTAGTTATGGAGATGATGTGGAAATAGAGATAAAAACAAGATTTGGAAAAAAAAGAATTAAATGTAAATTTGTAAGATCTTACTACGAAGGAAAAGATTTTATTTGCTTAATAAATAGTGAGGGTTTCTTAGAAATAGGAAGGTTTATGGACAGTGCAGCTGAGAAATTAAAAGTAGATTATTTAGATGAGATTAATATTATAACCTCTTCTTAG
- a CDS encoding GTPase, with amino-acid sequence MRIKKVPVKKIVNKIINECDIILFVLDARDPELTRNKELEKRILNSGKKIIYVLNKADLVPKEILERWKRVFGENTVFVSAKQRLGTRILRDKIKKLLKEMGKKEGKVGVVGYPNVGKSSIINALTGSRKALTGSIAGLTKGEQWIRLTRNIRLLDTPGILEMKDEDDLIISGALRLEKVDNPIPAALKILKRIDNFDKSIVKDYFKVDYDKIDEKLLEKIGEKRGYIKKGGDVDLIRTSKAIIKEYQDGKLNYYKVNLKKYGQERSNDISFIMEYLKDFPFIEDAKMVITHLKDIEELKKKIKKPILGYEKVNDNVIIISFGEKTKDAGRKKIEKLCETENLEKISEFGGKVGKNNIYVAIAKKRL; translated from the coding sequence ATGAGAATAAAAAAAGTTCCTGTTAAGAAGATAGTTAATAAAATAATTAATGAATGTGATATTATCCTTTTTGTCTTAGATGCAAGAGATCCTGAATTAACAAGAAATAAAGAGTTAGAAAAAAGAATATTAAATAGTGGAAAAAAGATAATATATGTTTTAAATAAGGCTGATTTAGTCCCAAAAGAAATTTTAGAAAGATGGAAAAGAGTATTTGGAGAAAACACTGTTTTTGTTTCAGCAAAACAGAGATTAGGTACTAGAATTTTAAGAGATAAAATAAAGAAGCTATTAAAAGAGATGGGGAAAAAAGAGGGAAAAGTAGGTGTTGTAGGCTATCCAAATGTTGGGAAGTCATCTATAATAAATGCTTTAACTGGAAGTAGAAAGGCTTTAACTGGGAGTATTGCAGGATTAACTAAAGGAGAACAGTGGATTAGATTAACAAGAAATATAAGACTTTTAGATACTCCAGGAATTTTAGAAATGAAAGATGAAGATGATCTTATAATAAGTGGAGCTTTAAGATTGGAAAAAGTAGATAATCCCATACCTGCAGCTTTGAAGATATTAAAAAGGATAGATAATTTTGATAAATCAATAGTTAAGGATTATTTTAAAGTTGATTATGACAAGATTGATGAAAAGCTCTTAGAGAAAATTGGAGAAAAAAGAGGGTATATTAAAAAAGGAGGAGATGTTGATTTAATAAGAACCTCTAAGGCAATAATTAAAGAATATCAAGATGGTAAATTAAATTATTATAAAGTTAATTTAAAAAAGTATGGTCAAGAAAGGAGTAATGACATATCTTTTATAATGGAGTATTTAAAAGATTTTCCTTTTATAGAAGATGCTAAAATGGTAATAACTCATTTAAAAGATATTGAAGAGTTAAAAAAGAAAATAAAAAAACCTATTTTAGGTTATGAGAAGGTTAATGATAATGTTATAATTATCTCTTTTGGAGAGAAAACTAAAGATGCAGGCAGGAAGAAGATAGAGAAGTTATGTGAAACTGAAAATCTTGAAAAAATTTCAGAATTTGGAGGAAAAGTTGGAAAAAATAATATATATGTTGCTATAGCTAAGAAGAGGTTATAA